In Lepus europaeus isolate LE1 chromosome 9, mLepTim1.pri, whole genome shotgun sequence, the following are encoded in one genomic region:
- the MST1R gene encoding macrophage-stimulating protein receptor isoform X2, translating to MGLLPSPPLLLLLLLLLPPPAVPEAGGDRRCLRSPYSASRDFDVEYQLPSFSAGGPVQAITTFEGGADGSAVFVATRNRLQVLGPDLQSVGSLATGPAGDPGCQTCSACDPGSQGPPGDTDMQVLVLEPGLPALVSCGSSLQGRCFLHELELGGAVPHLAAPACLFSAHHNQPEDCPDCVASPLGTRVVVVEQGQASYFYVASSLDPAVAASFSPRSVSIRRLKADASGFEPGFPALSVLPKHLASYRIEYVHSFRAGAFVYLLTVQPTSVADAPGALHTRLARLNAAEPELGDYRELVLDCRFAPKRRRRGAAEGGQPFPVLRAAHFAPVGTQLAAELSVPEGQEVLFGVFSTGKDGSPGAGPASVVCAFPIDLMDKLIEEGVERCCDSADHLALRRGLDFFQAPSLCPNPPVPEAPSPNISCRHFPLLVSSTFQRVDLFNGLLGPVQVTALHVTRLGNVTVAHMGTTDGRILQVELARSLNYLLYVSNFSLGSSGQPIQRDVSRLGDYLLFASGDQVFQVPIRGPGCRHFLTCGRCLRAQRFMGCGWCGNVCGRQEECPGSWQQDHCPPELTEFYPHSGPLRGSTRLTLCGSNFYVHPFDLAPEGTYRVTVGHSPCQLLPKDTSNLRPVPHKDLAEALECELEPLGSQAVGTTNVSLTMTNMPPGKHFRIDGTSVLGGFSFTEPVLTAVQPLFGPRAGGTCLTLEGRGLSVGSSRAVLLNGTECLLERVSEGQLVCTTPPGAATASVPLRLQVGGAEVPGSWTFHYREDPVVLGISPNCGYTGSRVTIHGQHLTSAQYLVLSFSDGRRTVENKCEGRLPEQHQCHLPEYVVRGPQGWVTGSLSARGDGAAGFTLPGFRFLPPPHLPSTYLAPLKPEERAVKFEYIGLGAVADCVDVNVTVGGESCQHELRGDMVVCPLPSSLQLGKDGAPLQVCVDGGCHVLGRVVRPGPQGIPQSTLLGVLLALLVLVAALATALIFNYRWKRKQQVLSPNLDDLASLDRTPGALPLPLLRSGSDYRSGAAPPAGSDGTCVPLLQTESILLRDLDPALLAEVKDVLIPYEQVVTHSDQVIGKGHFGVVYHGEYTDKAQNRIHCAIKSLSRIADAQEVEAFLQEGLLMRGLHHPNVLALIGIMLPPEGLPQVLLPYMRHGDLLQFIRSPQRNPTVKDLISFGLQVARGMEYLADQKFVHRDLAARNCMLDESFTVKVADFGLARDVLDKEYYSVQQHHHARLPVKWMALESLQTYRFTTKSDVWSFGVLLWELLTRGAPPYPHIDPFDLPSFLAQGRRLPQPEYCPDSLYLVMQRCWEADPAARPSFGVLVGEVEQVVAALLGDHYVQLSAAYVNLGPGASDEVKVLPERPQPSPAHQHTWRPRPLSEPPRPT from the exons aTGGGGCTCCTCCCGTCGccgcctctgctgctgctgctgctgctgctgctgccgccgcccgcGGTGCCTGAGGCCGGCGGGGACCGGAGGTGCCTGCGCTCCCCATACTCGGCTTCCCGCGACTTTGACGTGGAGTACCAGCTGCCCAGCTTCTCAGCAGGCGGCCCGGTGCAGGCCATCACGACCTTCGAAGGCGGCGCGGATGGGAGTGCGGTGTTCGTGGCCACACGCAATCGCCTACAGGTGCTCGGGCCTGACCTACAATCTGTCGGGAGCCTGGCCACGGGCCCTGCCGGGGACCCTGGCTGCCAGACGTGTTCAGCCTGTGACCCGGGGTCCCAGGGCCCACCGGGTGACACCGATATGCAGGTGTTGGTACTGGAGCCGGGGCTGCCCGCGCTGGTCAGCTGCGGCTCCAGCCTGCAGGGCCGCTGCTTCCTGcatgagctggagctgggtggggcaGTGCCGCACctggcggcgccggcctgtctctTCTCAGCCCACCACAACCAGCCCGAGGACTGCCCGGATTGTGTGGCCAGCCCACTGGGCACCCGCGTGGTCGTGGTcgagcagggccaggcctcctACTTTTACGTGGCGTCCTCCCTGGACCCAGCCGTGGCTGCCAGCTTTAGCCCCCGCTCGGTGTCCATCCGGCGCCTCAAGGCCGATGCCTCGGGATTCGAACCTGGTTTTCCGGCGCTGTCGGTGCTGCCCAAGCACCTCGCCTCCTACCGGATCGAATACGTGCACAGCTTCCGCGCTGGAGCCTTCGTCTACTTGCTGACGGTGCAGCCGACCAGTGTGGCGGACGCGCCGGGCGCCCTGCACACGCGCCTGGCGCGGCTCAACGCCGccgagccagagctgggcgaCTACCGCGAGCTGGTCCTGGACTGCCGCTTCGCACCTAAACGCCGGCGTCGCGGGGCCGCCGAGGGCGGGCAGCCCTTCCCGGTGCTGCGGGCCGCCCACTTCGCTCCCGTGGGCACCCAGCTGGCTGCTGAGCTGAGCGTCCCCGAGGGCCAGGAAGTGCTCTTCGGCGTCTTCTCCACCGGCAAGGACGGCAGCCCTGGCGCAGGCCCGGCCTCGGTGGTCTGTGCCTTCCCCATCGACCTGATGGACAAGCTGATCGAGGAAGGTGTGGAACGCTGCTGTGACTCCGCAGACCACCTAGCCCTGCGCCGGGGCCTCGACTTCTTCCAGGCGCCCAGTTTGTGCCCCAACCCG ccTGTCCCGGAAGCCCCCAGCCCCAACATCAGCTGCCGCCATTTCCCTCTGCTGGTCAGCAGCACCTTCCAACGTGTGGACCTGTTCAATGGACTGCTGGGCCCAGTGCAGGTCACCGCACTGCATGTCACACGCCTTGGCAATGTCACCGTGGCCCACATGGGCACAACTGATGGGCGTATCCTGCAG GTGGAGCTGGCCAGGTCACTCAACTACTTGCTGTATGTGTCCAACTTCTCACTGGGCAGCAGTGGGCAACCCATTCAGCGGGATGTCAGTCGCCTAGGGGACTACCTACTCTTCGCCTCTGGGGACCAG GTCTTCCAGGTACCCATCCGGGGCCCTGGCTGCCGCCACTTCCTCACCTGTGGACGCTGCCTGCGGGCACAACGTTTCATGGGCTGTGGCTGGTGTGGGAACGTGTGTGGTCGGCAGGAAgagtgtcctggctcctggcaacagGACCACTGCCCACCTGAGCTCACTGAG TTCTACCCCCACAGTGGACCCCTACGGGGCAGCACGAGGCTGACCCTGTGTGGCTCTAACTTCTACGTGCACCCGTTTGATCTGGCACCTGAGGGAACCTACCGGGTCACTGTGGGCCACAGTCCCTGCCAGCTGCTGCCCAAGGACACCTCAAACCTCAG GCCAG TGCCCCACAAGGACCTGGCAGAGGCGCTCGAGTGTGAGCTGGAGCCCTTGGGTTCCCAAGCAGTGGGGACTACCAACGTCAGCCTTACCATGACTAACATGCCACCAGGCAAGCACTTCCGGATAGATGGCACCTCTGTGCTGGGAGGCTTCTCTTTCACG GAGCCAGTGCTGACAGCAGTGCAACCCCTCTTTGGTCCTCGGGCGGGGGGCACCTGTCTCACCCTTGAGGGCCGGGGCCTGTCTGTAGGCTCCAGCCGGGCTGTGCTGCTCAATGGAACCGAGTGCCTGTTGGAACG GGTCAGTGAGGGGCAGCTTGTATGCACCACACCCCCTggggctgccacggccagcgtccCCCTTCGCCTGCAGGTGGGGGGTGCCGAGGTGCCCGGCTCCTGGACCTTCCACTACCGGGAAGACCCTGTCGTGCTGGGCATCAGCCCCAACTGTGGCTACAC TGGCTCCCGTGTTACCATCCATGGCCAGCATCTGACTTCGGCACAGTACCTCGTGCTGTCATTCAGTGATGGGCGCAGGACAGTGGAGAACAAG TGTGAGGGGCGGCTTCCGGAGCAGCATCAGTGCCACCTGCCTGAATATGTGGTCCGAGGTCCCCAGGGGTGGGTGACGGGAAGTCTGAGTGCCCGGggagatggagctgctggcttcaCTCTGCCCGGCTTTcgcttcctgcccccaccccatctgCCCAGCACCTACCTAGCCCCACTGAAACCAGAGGAGCGTGCCGTTAAGTTTGAG TATATTGGGCTGGGTGCTGTGGCTGACTGTGTGGATGTGAACGTGACCGTGGGAGGCGAGAGCTGCCAGCATGAGCTCCGGGGGGACATGGttgtctgccctctgccctcctccctgcaACTTGGCAAGGATGGCGCCCCATTGCAG GTCTGCGTGGATGGTGGGTGTCACGTCCTGGGCAGAGTGGTGCGGCCAGGCCCACAGGGAATCCCACAGAGCACGCTCCTTGGTGTCCTGCTGGCCTTGCTTGTGCTTGTGGCCGCCCTGGCCACCGCACTTATCTTTAACTATCGGTGGAAGAGGAAGCAGCAAG TCCTTTCTCCCAACCTGGATGACCTGGCATCCCTGGACCGGACTCCTGGAGCCTTGCCCCTGCCTCTTCTCCGCTCGGGTTCTGACTACAGAAGTGGTGCTG CACCCCCTGCTGGCAGTGATGGGACCTGTGTTCCGCTGCTGCAGACAGAGTCCATTCTGCTCAGAGACCTGGACCCTGCACTCCTGGCCGAGGTCAAGGATGTACTGATTCCCTACGAGCAGGTGGTCACCCACAGTGACCAAGTCATTGGCAAAG GTCACTTTGGAGTTGTCTACCACGGAGAATACACAGACAAGGCTCAGAACCGAATCCACTGTGCTATCAAGTCACTGAGTC GCATCGCCGATGCACAGGAGGTGGAGGCCTTCCTGCAAGAGGGGCTGCTCATGCGTGGCTTGCACCACCCCAACGTGCTGGCCCTCATCGGCATCATGCTGCCCCCCGAGGGGCTGCCCCAGGTGCTGCTGCCCTACATGCGCCACGGAGACCTGCTCCAGTTCATCCGCTCACCTCAGCGG AACCCCACTGTGAAGGACCTCATTAGCTTCGGCCTGCAGGTAGCCCGTGGCATGGAGTACCTGGCAGACCAGAAGTTTGTGCACAGGGACCTGGCTGCTCGGAACTGCAT gctggACGAGTCATTCACGGTCAAGGTGGCTGACTTCGGTCTAGCCCGTGACGTCCTGGACAAGGAGTACTACAGTGTTCAGCAGCACCACCATGCTCGCCTGCCGGTCAAGTGGATGGCGCTGGAGAGCCTGCAGACCTACAGATTCACCACCAAGTCTGATGTG TGGTCCTTTGGCGTGCTGCTGTGGGAACTGCTGACTCGAGGCGCCCCCCCGTACCCCCACATCGACCCTTTTGACCTCCCCAGCTTCCTGGCCCAGGGCCGGCGCCTACCGCAGCCTGAGTATTGCCCCGATTCTCT CTACCTAGTGATGCAGCGATGCTGGGAGGCGGATCCGGCGGCACGACCCAGCTTTGGAGTGCTCGtgggggaagtggagcaggtcgTGGCCGCCCTGCTTGGAGACCACTATGTGCAGCTCTCTGCCGCCTACGTGAACCTGGGCCCTGGTGCCTCGGATGAGGTGAAAGTGCTCCCAGAACGGCCACAGCCCTCGCCTGCGCACCAGCACACGTGGCGGCCCCGGCCCCTCTCAGAACCACCTCGGCCCACTTGA
- the MST1R gene encoding macrophage-stimulating protein receptor isoform X1, protein MGLLPSPPLLLLLLLLLPPPAVPEAGGDRRCLRSPYSASRDFDVEYQLPSFSAGGPVQAITTFEGGADGSAVFVATRNRLQVLGPDLQSVGSLATGPAGDPGCQTCSACDPGSQGPPGDTDMQVLVLEPGLPALVSCGSSLQGRCFLHELELGGAVPHLAAPACLFSAHHNQPEDCPDCVASPLGTRVVVVEQGQASYFYVASSLDPAVAASFSPRSVSIRRLKADASGFEPGFPALSVLPKHLASYRIEYVHSFRAGAFVYLLTVQPTSVADAPGALHTRLARLNAAEPELGDYRELVLDCRFAPKRRRRGAAEGGQPFPVLRAAHFAPVGTQLAAELSVPEGQEVLFGVFSTGKDGSPGAGPASVVCAFPIDLMDKLIEEGVERCCDSADHLALRRGLDFFQAPSLCPNPPVPEAPSPNISCRHFPLLVSSTFQRVDLFNGLLGPVQVTALHVTRLGNVTVAHMGTTDGRILQVELARSLNYLLYVSNFSLGSSGQPIQRDVSRLGDYLLFASGDQVFQVPIRGPGCRHFLTCGRCLRAQRFMGCGWCGNVCGRQEECPGSWQQDHCPPELTEFYPHSGPLRGSTRLTLCGSNFYVHPFDLAPEGTYRVTVGHSPCQLLPKDTSNLSLVPHKDLAEALECELEPLGSQAVGTTNVSLTMTNMPPGKHFRIDGTSVLGGFSFTEPVLTAVQPLFGPRAGGTCLTLEGRGLSVGSSRAVLLNGTECLLERVSEGQLVCTTPPGAATASVPLRLQVGGAEVPGSWTFHYREDPVVLGISPNCGYTGSRVTIHGQHLTSAQYLVLSFSDGRRTVENKCEGRLPEQHQCHLPEYVVRGPQGWVTGSLSARGDGAAGFTLPGFRFLPPPHLPSTYLAPLKPEERAVKFEYIGLGAVADCVDVNVTVGGESCQHELRGDMVVCPLPSSLQLGKDGAPLQVCVDGGCHVLGRVVRPGPQGIPQSTLLGVLLALLVLVAALATALIFNYRWKRKQQVLSPNLDDLASLDRTPGALPLPLLRSGSDYRSGAAPPAGSDGTCVPLLQTESILLRDLDPALLAEVKDVLIPYEQVVTHSDQVIGKGHFGVVYHGEYTDKAQNRIHCAIKSLSRIADAQEVEAFLQEGLLMRGLHHPNVLALIGIMLPPEGLPQVLLPYMRHGDLLQFIRSPQRNPTVKDLISFGLQVARGMEYLADQKFVHRDLAARNCMLDESFTVKVADFGLARDVLDKEYYSVQQHHHARLPVKWMALESLQTYRFTTKSDVWSFGVLLWELLTRGAPPYPHIDPFDLPSFLAQGRRLPQPEYCPDSLYLVMQRCWEADPAARPSFGVLVGEVEQVVAALLGDHYVQLSAAYVNLGPGASDEVKVLPERPQPSPAHQHTWRPRPLSEPPRPT, encoded by the exons aTGGGGCTCCTCCCGTCGccgcctctgctgctgctgctgctgctgctgctgccgccgcccgcGGTGCCTGAGGCCGGCGGGGACCGGAGGTGCCTGCGCTCCCCATACTCGGCTTCCCGCGACTTTGACGTGGAGTACCAGCTGCCCAGCTTCTCAGCAGGCGGCCCGGTGCAGGCCATCACGACCTTCGAAGGCGGCGCGGATGGGAGTGCGGTGTTCGTGGCCACACGCAATCGCCTACAGGTGCTCGGGCCTGACCTACAATCTGTCGGGAGCCTGGCCACGGGCCCTGCCGGGGACCCTGGCTGCCAGACGTGTTCAGCCTGTGACCCGGGGTCCCAGGGCCCACCGGGTGACACCGATATGCAGGTGTTGGTACTGGAGCCGGGGCTGCCCGCGCTGGTCAGCTGCGGCTCCAGCCTGCAGGGCCGCTGCTTCCTGcatgagctggagctgggtggggcaGTGCCGCACctggcggcgccggcctgtctctTCTCAGCCCACCACAACCAGCCCGAGGACTGCCCGGATTGTGTGGCCAGCCCACTGGGCACCCGCGTGGTCGTGGTcgagcagggccaggcctcctACTTTTACGTGGCGTCCTCCCTGGACCCAGCCGTGGCTGCCAGCTTTAGCCCCCGCTCGGTGTCCATCCGGCGCCTCAAGGCCGATGCCTCGGGATTCGAACCTGGTTTTCCGGCGCTGTCGGTGCTGCCCAAGCACCTCGCCTCCTACCGGATCGAATACGTGCACAGCTTCCGCGCTGGAGCCTTCGTCTACTTGCTGACGGTGCAGCCGACCAGTGTGGCGGACGCGCCGGGCGCCCTGCACACGCGCCTGGCGCGGCTCAACGCCGccgagccagagctgggcgaCTACCGCGAGCTGGTCCTGGACTGCCGCTTCGCACCTAAACGCCGGCGTCGCGGGGCCGCCGAGGGCGGGCAGCCCTTCCCGGTGCTGCGGGCCGCCCACTTCGCTCCCGTGGGCACCCAGCTGGCTGCTGAGCTGAGCGTCCCCGAGGGCCAGGAAGTGCTCTTCGGCGTCTTCTCCACCGGCAAGGACGGCAGCCCTGGCGCAGGCCCGGCCTCGGTGGTCTGTGCCTTCCCCATCGACCTGATGGACAAGCTGATCGAGGAAGGTGTGGAACGCTGCTGTGACTCCGCAGACCACCTAGCCCTGCGCCGGGGCCTCGACTTCTTCCAGGCGCCCAGTTTGTGCCCCAACCCG ccTGTCCCGGAAGCCCCCAGCCCCAACATCAGCTGCCGCCATTTCCCTCTGCTGGTCAGCAGCACCTTCCAACGTGTGGACCTGTTCAATGGACTGCTGGGCCCAGTGCAGGTCACCGCACTGCATGTCACACGCCTTGGCAATGTCACCGTGGCCCACATGGGCACAACTGATGGGCGTATCCTGCAG GTGGAGCTGGCCAGGTCACTCAACTACTTGCTGTATGTGTCCAACTTCTCACTGGGCAGCAGTGGGCAACCCATTCAGCGGGATGTCAGTCGCCTAGGGGACTACCTACTCTTCGCCTCTGGGGACCAG GTCTTCCAGGTACCCATCCGGGGCCCTGGCTGCCGCCACTTCCTCACCTGTGGACGCTGCCTGCGGGCACAACGTTTCATGGGCTGTGGCTGGTGTGGGAACGTGTGTGGTCGGCAGGAAgagtgtcctggctcctggcaacagGACCACTGCCCACCTGAGCTCACTGAG TTCTACCCCCACAGTGGACCCCTACGGGGCAGCACGAGGCTGACCCTGTGTGGCTCTAACTTCTACGTGCACCCGTTTGATCTGGCACCTGAGGGAACCTACCGGGTCACTGTGGGCCACAGTCCCTGCCAGCTGCTGCCCAAGGACACCTCAAACCTCAG CCTAGTGCCCCACAAGGACCTGGCAGAGGCGCTCGAGTGTGAGCTGGAGCCCTTGGGTTCCCAAGCAGTGGGGACTACCAACGTCAGCCTTACCATGACTAACATGCCACCAGGCAAGCACTTCCGGATAGATGGCACCTCTGTGCTGGGAGGCTTCTCTTTCACG GAGCCAGTGCTGACAGCAGTGCAACCCCTCTTTGGTCCTCGGGCGGGGGGCACCTGTCTCACCCTTGAGGGCCGGGGCCTGTCTGTAGGCTCCAGCCGGGCTGTGCTGCTCAATGGAACCGAGTGCCTGTTGGAACG GGTCAGTGAGGGGCAGCTTGTATGCACCACACCCCCTggggctgccacggccagcgtccCCCTTCGCCTGCAGGTGGGGGGTGCCGAGGTGCCCGGCTCCTGGACCTTCCACTACCGGGAAGACCCTGTCGTGCTGGGCATCAGCCCCAACTGTGGCTACAC TGGCTCCCGTGTTACCATCCATGGCCAGCATCTGACTTCGGCACAGTACCTCGTGCTGTCATTCAGTGATGGGCGCAGGACAGTGGAGAACAAG TGTGAGGGGCGGCTTCCGGAGCAGCATCAGTGCCACCTGCCTGAATATGTGGTCCGAGGTCCCCAGGGGTGGGTGACGGGAAGTCTGAGTGCCCGGggagatggagctgctggcttcaCTCTGCCCGGCTTTcgcttcctgcccccaccccatctgCCCAGCACCTACCTAGCCCCACTGAAACCAGAGGAGCGTGCCGTTAAGTTTGAG TATATTGGGCTGGGTGCTGTGGCTGACTGTGTGGATGTGAACGTGACCGTGGGAGGCGAGAGCTGCCAGCATGAGCTCCGGGGGGACATGGttgtctgccctctgccctcctccctgcaACTTGGCAAGGATGGCGCCCCATTGCAG GTCTGCGTGGATGGTGGGTGTCACGTCCTGGGCAGAGTGGTGCGGCCAGGCCCACAGGGAATCCCACAGAGCACGCTCCTTGGTGTCCTGCTGGCCTTGCTTGTGCTTGTGGCCGCCCTGGCCACCGCACTTATCTTTAACTATCGGTGGAAGAGGAAGCAGCAAG TCCTTTCTCCCAACCTGGATGACCTGGCATCCCTGGACCGGACTCCTGGAGCCTTGCCCCTGCCTCTTCTCCGCTCGGGTTCTGACTACAGAAGTGGTGCTG CACCCCCTGCTGGCAGTGATGGGACCTGTGTTCCGCTGCTGCAGACAGAGTCCATTCTGCTCAGAGACCTGGACCCTGCACTCCTGGCCGAGGTCAAGGATGTACTGATTCCCTACGAGCAGGTGGTCACCCACAGTGACCAAGTCATTGGCAAAG GTCACTTTGGAGTTGTCTACCACGGAGAATACACAGACAAGGCTCAGAACCGAATCCACTGTGCTATCAAGTCACTGAGTC GCATCGCCGATGCACAGGAGGTGGAGGCCTTCCTGCAAGAGGGGCTGCTCATGCGTGGCTTGCACCACCCCAACGTGCTGGCCCTCATCGGCATCATGCTGCCCCCCGAGGGGCTGCCCCAGGTGCTGCTGCCCTACATGCGCCACGGAGACCTGCTCCAGTTCATCCGCTCACCTCAGCGG AACCCCACTGTGAAGGACCTCATTAGCTTCGGCCTGCAGGTAGCCCGTGGCATGGAGTACCTGGCAGACCAGAAGTTTGTGCACAGGGACCTGGCTGCTCGGAACTGCAT gctggACGAGTCATTCACGGTCAAGGTGGCTGACTTCGGTCTAGCCCGTGACGTCCTGGACAAGGAGTACTACAGTGTTCAGCAGCACCACCATGCTCGCCTGCCGGTCAAGTGGATGGCGCTGGAGAGCCTGCAGACCTACAGATTCACCACCAAGTCTGATGTG TGGTCCTTTGGCGTGCTGCTGTGGGAACTGCTGACTCGAGGCGCCCCCCCGTACCCCCACATCGACCCTTTTGACCTCCCCAGCTTCCTGGCCCAGGGCCGGCGCCTACCGCAGCCTGAGTATTGCCCCGATTCTCT CTACCTAGTGATGCAGCGATGCTGGGAGGCGGATCCGGCGGCACGACCCAGCTTTGGAGTGCTCGtgggggaagtggagcaggtcgTGGCCGCCCTGCTTGGAGACCACTATGTGCAGCTCTCTGCCGCCTACGTGAACCTGGGCCCTGGTGCCTCGGATGAGGTGAAAGTGCTCCCAGAACGGCCACAGCCCTCGCCTGCGCACCAGCACACGTGGCGGCCCCGGCCCCTCTCAGAACCACCTCGGCCCACTTGA